In a genomic window of Amycolatopsis japonica:
- a CDS encoding DUF6541 family protein: MPTPDTFWSYFGATLTYLAVLAVPGGLVGRAAGLRGWALAGLAPLLSYTVTGLAGPWLALAGVSYNPLTVAAVTAVLAGLGFGLRKLGQARGWIKPGADEPPTKWHPRAHYAVAACVALAVGISILVVLSARGGTTAVFQRWDTVFHANGIRYIAETGDGSLTGMGTINWYPDGSFYPNAYHLVGSLVYSISGTTIPVTLNAITMPVAGIFALSMVALIRQLGGRAVFAGCTALVAAAATTGAYESVSSGLLPFALGIVLTPLAVVALARFLARPGLDTGYVLALTAVGLLAAHSSALFGALLFAFPLVVQRWYRALRHKPLDGVPEGRGGWRVIGGDVVKMVPVMVGSALLAAPHILGALKFTSGSYPYYAWGSDLPVLKSLGLLVTFRQVLSAPQVWLTVLLAIGALSLFRLGRMRWVGLSAIGFSALFVLVASYGAEPWVISLSRPWWNDRYRLMALAAIPLCLLAGHGMAELQRWFAKWASGRSWVKSRPALPARLGLATAVFVVAASAVLTKGFYTESNAHAVSFLYYNGPEGEVTPPVSADELAAMNELTKMNIGPDEKVLNERFDGTAWLYAITGIHPVAGHYDPGVPPPDAKYLALHFRDYDTDPEVQAAVKRLNIKHVLIGSTPIKIGEPPAPGLRDLDGLNFLRKDFSNAGASIYTLTR, translated from the coding sequence GTGCCTACTCCGGACACCTTCTGGTCGTACTTCGGTGCGACCCTCACCTACCTGGCCGTCCTCGCGGTCCCCGGCGGGCTCGTCGGCCGCGCCGCCGGCCTGCGCGGCTGGGCCCTGGCGGGGCTGGCCCCGCTGCTGTCCTACACGGTAACCGGACTGGCCGGTCCGTGGCTGGCACTCGCGGGCGTGTCGTACAACCCCCTGACCGTGGCGGCCGTCACGGCCGTGCTCGCCGGACTGGGCTTCGGCCTTCGGAAGCTGGGCCAGGCACGCGGCTGGATCAAGCCGGGCGCCGACGAGCCGCCGACGAAGTGGCACCCGCGCGCGCACTACGCCGTCGCGGCCTGCGTCGCGCTGGCCGTCGGCATCTCGATCCTCGTGGTGCTCTCGGCCCGCGGCGGCACGACGGCGGTGTTCCAGCGCTGGGACACCGTGTTCCACGCGAACGGCATCCGCTACATCGCCGAGACCGGCGACGGCTCGCTGACCGGGATGGGCACCATCAACTGGTACCCGGACGGCTCGTTCTACCCGAACGCGTATCACCTGGTCGGCTCGCTCGTGTACTCGATCTCGGGCACGACGATCCCGGTCACGCTGAACGCCATCACCATGCCGGTCGCCGGGATCTTCGCGCTGTCGATGGTCGCCCTGATCCGCCAGCTCGGCGGGCGCGCGGTGTTCGCGGGCTGCACGGCGCTGGTGGCCGCCGCGGCCACCACCGGCGCGTACGAGTCGGTGTCGAGCGGGCTGCTGCCGTTCGCGCTGGGGATCGTGCTGACGCCGCTGGCCGTGGTCGCGCTGGCCCGCTTCCTCGCGCGGCCCGGCCTCGACACCGGCTACGTGCTCGCGCTGACCGCGGTCGGCCTGCTGGCGGCGCATTCGTCGGCCCTGTTCGGCGCGCTGCTGTTCGCCTTCCCGCTGGTGGTGCAGCGCTGGTACCGCGCGCTGCGGCACAAGCCGCTCGACGGCGTGCCCGAGGGCCGCGGCGGCTGGCGGGTCATCGGCGGCGACGTCGTCAAGATGGTGCCGGTGATGGTGGGGAGCGCGCTGCTCGCGGCGCCGCACATCCTCGGCGCCCTGAAATTCACTTCGGGTTCATACCCTTATTACGCGTGGGGCTCCGACCTGCCGGTGCTGAAGTCGCTGGGGCTGCTGGTGACCTTCCGGCAGGTGCTGAGCGCGCCGCAGGTGTGGCTGACGGTGCTGCTGGCGATCGGCGCGCTGAGCCTGTTCCGGCTCGGGCGGATGCGCTGGGTGGGGCTTTCGGCGATCGGCTTCTCGGCGCTGTTCGTGCTGGTCGCCTCGTACGGCGCCGAACCGTGGGTGATCTCGCTGTCGCGGCCCTGGTGGAACGACCGGTACCGGCTGATGGCGCTCGCCGCGATCCCGCTGTGTCTGCTCGCCGGGCACGGGATGGCGGAGCTGCAGCGCTGGTTCGCCAAGTGGGCGAGCGGCCGGTCCTGGGTGAAGAGCCGTCCCGCGCTGCCCGCCAGGCTGGGGCTGGCCACCGCCGTGTTCGTCGTGGCCGCGTCGGCCGTGCTGACCAAGGGTTTCTACACCGAGTCGAACGCGCACGCGGTGTCGTTCCTGTACTACAACGGGCCCGAGGGCGAGGTCACGCCGCCGGTCAGCGCCGACGAACTGGCCGCGATGAACGAGCTGACCAAGATGAACATCGGTCCGGACGAGAAGGTGCTCAACGAGCGCTTCGACGGGACGGCGTGGCTGTACGCGATCACCGGTATCCACCCGGTCGCCGGGCACTACGACCCGGGTGTGCCGCCGCCGGACGCGAAGTACCTCGCGCTGCACTTCCGCGACTACGACACCGACCCCGAGGTGCAGGCCGCGGTGAAGCGACTGAACATCAAGCACGTGCTGATCGGGAGCACCCCGATCAAGATCGGCGAGCCGCCGGCGCCGGGGCTGCGGGATCTGGACGGGCTGAACTTCCTGCGGAAGGACTTCTCCAACGCGGGCGCTTCGATCTACACGTTGACGCGCTGA
- a CDS encoding phosphatase PAP2 family protein yields the protein MLEKGAPTGEVAVLAKAQGVLKSDVTVKAARGLSHFGEHSAGWFALGLVGAAVDKKRRKDWLVAAAGVVGAHAASIAVKRVVRRPRPDHPSVEVLVSTPSKLSFPSSHATSTTAAAVLYSGLTGRNLVPALVPPMLASRLVLGVHYPTDVLAGAALGGVVGGLIRRKLKRR from the coding sequence ATGCTTGAGAAGGGCGCACCCACGGGTGAGGTAGCCGTCCTGGCGAAGGCTCAGGGCGTCCTCAAGAGCGACGTCACGGTGAAGGCGGCACGCGGTCTTTCGCACTTCGGCGAGCACAGCGCGGGCTGGTTCGCGCTGGGGCTCGTCGGGGCCGCGGTCGACAAGAAGCGCCGCAAGGACTGGCTGGTCGCGGCGGCGGGCGTCGTCGGCGCGCACGCCGCGTCCATCGCGGTGAAACGCGTGGTCAGGCGGCCGCGACCGGACCACCCGAGCGTCGAGGTCCTGGTCTCCACGCCGAGCAAGCTGAGCTTCCCGTCCTCGCACGCGACCTCGACTACGGCGGCGGCGGTGCTCTACTCCGGATTGACCGGGCGTAACCTGGTCCCGGCCCTGGTACCGCCGATGCTGGCCTCCCGGCTCGTGCTCGGCGTCCACTACCCGACCGACGTTCTGGCCGGAGCGGCCCTTGGGGGCGTAGTCGGCGGCTTGATACGTAGGAAGCTGAAGCGACGATGA
- the glf gene encoding UDP-galactopyranose mutase: protein MSAHTNPDKITEADFTGYDLIVVGSGFFGLTVAERAAAELGKKVLVLERRHHIGGNAYSEAEPETGIEVHRYGAHLFHTSNKRVWEYVNRFTDFTNYQHRVFGKYQGQVYPLPMNLALINQFFGKSHTPDEARELIAKQASEFETANAQNLEEKAISLIGRPLYEAFIRGYTAKQWENDPKNLGADIITRLPVRYTFDNRYFNDTYEGLPVNGYTAWLEKMAEHENIEVRLNVDYFDVRKHIPAGTPTVYTGPLDRYFDYSAGRFTWRTVDFESEVVETGDFQGASVVNYNDEEVPYTRIIEFRHFHPERKHYPNDKTVVFREYSRFAGEADEPYYPINTPENREKLEAYRELAKAEAKDKNVLFGGRLGTYKYLDMHMAIGSALSAFDNKIAPHLTDGAPLDGSLDA from the coding sequence GTGAGCGCGCACACGAACCCCGACAAGATTACTGAAGCCGATTTCACCGGCTACGACCTCATCGTGGTCGGCTCCGGATTCTTCGGGCTGACCGTCGCCGAACGGGCCGCGGCCGAGCTCGGCAAGAAGGTCCTCGTGCTGGAGCGGCGTCACCACATCGGTGGCAACGCCTACTCCGAGGCCGAGCCCGAGACCGGGATCGAGGTGCACCGCTACGGTGCGCACCTGTTCCACACCTCCAACAAGCGTGTGTGGGAGTACGTCAACCGCTTCACCGACTTCACGAACTACCAGCACCGGGTGTTCGGCAAGTACCAGGGTCAGGTGTACCCGCTGCCGATGAACCTGGCGCTGATCAACCAGTTCTTCGGCAAGTCGCACACGCCGGACGAGGCCCGCGAGCTGATCGCCAAGCAGGCGTCGGAGTTCGAGACCGCGAACGCGCAGAACCTCGAGGAAAAGGCCATCTCGCTGATCGGCCGCCCGCTCTACGAGGCGTTCATCCGCGGCTACACGGCCAAGCAGTGGGAGAACGACCCGAAGAACCTCGGCGCCGACATCATCACCCGGCTCCCGGTCCGCTACACCTTCGACAACCGCTACTTCAACGACACCTACGAGGGTCTGCCGGTCAACGGCTACACCGCGTGGCTCGAGAAGATGGCGGAGCACGAGAACATCGAGGTGCGGCTGAACGTCGACTACTTCGACGTCCGAAAGCACATCCCCGCCGGTACCCCGACCGTCTACACCGGGCCGCTGGACCGCTACTTCGACTACTCCGCGGGCCGCTTCACCTGGCGCACGGTGGACTTCGAATCCGAGGTCGTCGAGACGGGTGACTTCCAGGGAGCTTCGGTCGTCAACTACAACGACGAAGAGGTGCCCTACACCCGGATCATCGAGTTCCGGCACTTCCACCCGGAGCGCAAGCACTACCCGAACGACAAGACGGTGGTGTTCCGCGAGTACTCCCGCTTCGCCGGCGAGGCCGACGAGCCGTACTACCCGATCAACACGCCGGAGAACCGCGAGAAGCTCGAGGCCTACCGCGAGCTGGCGAAGGCCGAGGCCAAGGACAAGAACGTGCTGTTCGGCGGCCGTCTCGGTACCTACAAGTACCTCGACATGCACATGGCCATCGGTTCGGCGCTGTCCGCGTTCGACAACAAGATCGCGCCGCATCTGACCGATGGCGCGCCTCTCGACGGGTCCCTCGATGCTTGA
- a CDS encoding decaprenyl-phosphate phosphoribosyltransferase translates to MSETTEKADSKPDDVEPVAEAAESKKVAGGLVGGIIKTARPRQWVKNVLVFAAPFFAFSKSTDRTGLLIAALIAFAAFSLVASSVYLINDAIDVEADRAHPTKRNRPIAAGIVPVPVAFVAAAVFFAAGLGISFFASWQLAVVLAVYEAVQLGYCFGLKHQPVVDLAIVGSGFLMRSIAGGVAAGIALSQWFLLVTAFGSLFMVAGKRYAEIMLFERTGAKIRSSLKKYSASYLRFVWATSAAILIMSYCLWAFEIRQVEHDSVWAVVSMVPFVVAVLRYAVDVDGGNAGEPEEIALKDRVLQVLGASWVVTLFLSFYL, encoded by the coding sequence ATGAGTGAAACGACCGAGAAGGCCGATTCCAAGCCTGACGACGTAGAACCCGTGGCCGAGGCCGCCGAGTCGAAGAAGGTCGCCGGCGGTCTCGTCGGCGGCATCATCAAAACGGCACGCCCGCGCCAGTGGGTGAAGAACGTGCTGGTGTTCGCCGCACCGTTCTTCGCCTTTTCGAAGTCGACGGACCGGACCGGCCTGCTGATCGCCGCGCTGATCGCCTTCGCGGCGTTCTCGCTGGTGGCCTCCTCGGTCTATCTCATCAACGACGCGATCGACGTCGAGGCGGACCGTGCGCACCCGACCAAGCGGAACCGGCCGATCGCGGCCGGGATCGTGCCGGTGCCGGTGGCGTTCGTCGCGGCGGCCGTGTTCTTCGCCGCCGGTCTCGGCATCTCGTTCTTCGCCAGCTGGCAGCTCGCGGTCGTGCTGGCGGTCTACGAGGCCGTCCAGCTGGGCTACTGCTTCGGGCTCAAGCACCAGCCGGTGGTCGATCTGGCCATCGTCGGCTCGGGCTTCCTGATGCGGTCGATCGCCGGCGGTGTGGCCGCGGGTATCGCGCTTTCGCAGTGGTTCCTGCTGGTCACCGCGTTCGGCTCGCTGTTCATGGTGGCGGGCAAGCGCTACGCCGAGATCATGCTCTTCGAGCGCACCGGGGCGAAGATCCGGTCCTCGCTCAAGAAGTACTCGGCGAGCTACCTGCGGTTCGTCTGGGCGACGTCCGCGGCGATCCTGATCATGTCCTACTGCCTGTGGGCGTTCGAGATCCGCCAGGTCGAGCACGACTCGGTCTGGGCGGTCGTCTCGATGGTCCCGTTCGTGGTGGCCGTCCTGCGCTACGCCGTCGACGTCGACGGCGGCAACGCGGGCGAGCCGGAGGAGATCGCGCTCAAGGACCGCGTGCTCCAGGTGCTCGGCGCGAGCTGGGTGGTCACGCTGTTCCTGTCGTTCTATCTCTGA